From the Penaeus monodon isolate SGIC_2016 chromosome 3, NSTDA_Pmon_1, whole genome shotgun sequence genome, the window ttgttgctgttgttgttagtattactatccttttatcacttttattgttattattatgagtattatcatagatattactattattattattattaaaattatcattattgtcattattatttatggtcattatcagtaataaatatatatatatatatatatatatatatatatatatatatatatatatatgtatatatatatattaacagcaaaattaatcatcattttattttactttatcagtACTGAGTGgccatatatataactatatcttcatcatcatgatccTTTAATAGTTGATAGTAAAAATGGTATTAATGATTTCTGGCGTTGTATTACACTATAGATTTAAATGTATAACAGTAAACATTAGCCATTATATCCCCCgtagtaaatattatattttcataattttcatcaatatcattatatagtaattgcttctgtcattatcatcattgtcttcaccatcattaacaggatgataatgataataataataatcatcataataaaataataaaaatattataataataaaaataatagtaataataataataataataataataaaaataataataataataataataataataaaatataataataattattattattattattattattattataacaagaaaaaatactactactactgctaataataatcatattaatagtaataataataacaacaatgacaatgataatattaatgttcatagtaatattaataataataagaaaaatgttgataatgataataaaattaatattaaaatcaatactagtaacaataataataaaaatcatgataataacagaaatagtaataatgaaataatattgatgatgataattatgataatattaaaataataatcataattataatgatgatgataataatgactttgataacaataataacaatgatgatgatgatgatgataacaacaattgtaagtatcattatcattatataaaaaaaaataagttatcattatcatcatcatcaccctcatcattattgttgttcttgtttttcttctttttattattgccttcactgttgttatcattatcagtcattattatctttaacattatcgttactaggaaagataaaattatattatcaaaatcagtcattattaatatcattactgtaattatcatcagtattattatgacaTCTACTGCTAGCTGTGCTATtgttagcattttcattattactagtatttatattatttttatgattaccatcatcatcaaaataaaattattaatcatcattaattatcatcagtaacattactgttatcaatatgttTACCATAATAAATTgtattattccatttgttactatcatcatctttatcattactttcattgtcttagtagtcgtttattattattattattattattattatcaagataaaTGAGACAACGTTTATAACGGCGATTCTGGTGATAACAATGAACAATGAAAGAATGACAAATAAAGTGATTAATATCTAAGTACTATGATAATCGTGTTAATACTCTATAATGTTCTTAATAAATCGAccctcctggaaaaaaaaatcaggttgcgaaaatcatggaaataatgCAATGATTAAACAGTAATATAAAACTGAAAAGTTTGTTGATCCAAGGGTGCTATATAACAGccgaaatatattaaaacaaagatGGATGTGCTTATCCGGCTTACGAGCATCAAGTGAGTGAGATCCCGCATATACACTTATAATACTTAATGCTTTAGAAAATTCTCTCTTGGATTTATTAAATacgcagagaaaaaagaaaaagaaaaaaaatagtgatgaatCTTACTGGTGTAAATTGAACAACCTACAGTGCTCAATGTATTTTGGTGAACTAAGAATGTTGTGAATGTAATACAAACACAGCTTTATcagtattctttttatttacaaataatattCCAAAGACTCAAAAAATATTTCGTGATGAAATCAACCGTATGCAGGGGTGGGAGCAGATTGGTAGAATTGGGATGGCTGATGGGCAGGATACTGGGCCTTTCCCTGGTAGGACACATCAGCTAAGAAGCCGGAATCGCCGTTCACATTGTAGGTTACCCTCTGCAgacggccgtcggggagctggaCGTTGTACTGAGCAGGTCCCTATAGGCAGTAAAATAGACATTGATAATCTTATAATTAATTCCACATTCCTGAAATGTGATAGTTTCATACACTCGCACAAAagcatgtgcatatgcatttatatatatatatatatatatatatatatatatatatatatatatatatcgatatatatgtatatgtatatatacaattatataagtgtatatatatgatatatatattatatataagtgtatatatatatgcatatatatatatttgtgtatgtatttttgtataaatgtatgtatatacagtacatatatatttatatacttgcatacatacatacatatatacatatatgtatactatatatatatattatatatatatatatatatatatatatatatatatatatatatatatatatatatatatatatatatatatatatatatatatggtgtgtgtgtacagagctCACATTCATGTAACTTTATAGAGAAAATCTCAGATGCAAGAGCAACGCATTATAAACTGCTAAAATTCAGCACAttcatagccattttctttttctttttctttctttcttttctacatatAGAGTTCATTCACAACATTGAGCCACACCGTAGGAGCGGGAACAGGACTGTATCCTGGGATTGACTCGGCGAGGATGGTCACAGACAGGGCGAGCAAAATGGCGATCTGCAGACGTCCCAAGCCATTATCGATTAGACATGAAATATAATAAGAACGAACATAAATGCAATATTATCTAGTACTTCTACAGACAATTTATATAAGTTTGTTGATCCAATGATGTTATATAACAgccgaaatatataaaaaagatggatGTGCTTATCCGGTTTATGAGCATCAAGTCAGTGAGATACTGCATATACACTTATGATGCTTAATACTATAAAATTCTCTCTTGGATTTattaaatacacagaaaaaaaagacaagaaaaaaatagtgatgaatCTTACTGGTGTAAATTGAACAACCTCCAGTGCTCAGTgtattttgataaattattaagAATGTTTTGAATGTAATGAAAACACAGCTTAAAtagcattcttttttatttacaaataacaTTTCCAAAGACTCAAAAAATATTTCGTGATGAAATTAACCGTATGCAGGGGTGGGAGCAGGTTGGTAGGATTGGGATGGCTGATGGGCAGGATACTGGGCCTCTCCCTGGTAGGCAACATCAGCTATGAAGCCGGAGTCGCCGTTCACAGTATAGGTTACCCTCTGCAGACGGCCGTCGGGGAGTTGGACGTAATACGTACCCTGAGTGTCGTATCCATTTCGGCTTTCttggtgaccgaagtcgtttccAAAGTTATCTTGCACAGCATAATTGAAGTCGTACTGTGCAGGTCCCTATAGGCGGTAAAATAGACATTAATAATCTTATAATTAATTCCACATTCCTGAAATGTAATAgcttcatgcacacacgcatatgcctctctctctatatatatatataaatatatatatttataatgtattcacattatatacagatttatacagatacatatatgtatatatgtatctgtgtatgtacgtttgtataaatgtatgcataaacagtacatatatatttatatacatgcatacatgcatatatatatatatatatatatatatatatatatatatatatatatatacatgtatttaaggTGTGTGTGAAAATCTCAGATGCAAGAGCAACACATCATAAAATGCTAAAGTCCGACACATTCATtgccgttcttttttttctacatatagaGTTCACATCACTGAGCCACACCGTAGGAGCGGGAGCAGGAGCGTTGTAGGAAGGAGCAGGAGGACTGTATCTTGGAATTGATTCGGCGAGGATTGTCACCGACAGAGCGAGCAAAACGGCGATCTGCGGACGTCCCAAGCCATTAACATTAGAcatgaaatataataagaataataatgaattatctaGTACTTCTACAGACAATTTATATTATCTGCCGCTCGCTTTAACCTAAGAGACAGGAGGCATGTAGAGACCTCACCTTGAGAGTCATGGTGACTGAACTAAGAACCAAGAAGGAATGATGCTCTTCAAAGCCTGCGTGAACCTTTTTATACTACCTGCCGCTCGCGTGCTTTCTGCTTTGTAAAGTCATCGGTGCCAGGTTGTAaggatcattgttattatcgagaTATCATTTACCTTCTTTCAACTTATtccttatattttccttcttatttttatcttggtGGTGTTATCTCTGCTGCTGTTTCTTTTTTGCggcttttgtttatatttctcttaacATTAATCTCAACGTtgctgaagcttttttttttattattattattgccattgctatttttatctgCCTATATCGACATGTGTGATACAACTAGTGGttaaaccacaaacaataacaacaacatcaataatgacagtgatgactgTAATAAGAATGAATAGCAATGGTGATAACTGCAACAGCAATGCCAAAAAAATGAAActttaataatagtaagtataattaggatgatgaaatgaaaatgaaaatgaagatgctgatggtgatgatgatgatggcaataatgatgttagtaataagaTAACATtaaggtaataacaatgataacgattaatatcgcaacaactactgctgctattataataatcgttattatcacaaTGTTTCATTGTTACTATCTTAATGTTATCACATATTGATGTAATACCTGCACTTTAtttatatcgatattattattcttttcattgtattattttttatcatactgtTGTTTTCGTTACTGTAATAAaagttgtcgttattgttataattgttatcattgttttaaattattataattattattattgttgttattgttattttgttgttgttgttgttgttgttgttgttgttgttgttgttgttgttgttgttgttgttgttgttgttgttgttgttgttgttgtcgtcgtcgtcgttcctgttgttattgttattattactatcgttttcacttttattgttattattatgagtattatcataaacattactattattattattactattatcaccattgtcattatggtcattatcagtattaaatgcacacacacacacacacacacacacacacacacacacacacatatatatatatatatatatatatatatatatatatatatatatatatatata encodes:
- the LOC119596320 gene encoding pro-resilin-like, coding for MTLKIAVLLALSVTILAESIPRYSPPAPSYNAPAPAPTGPAQYDFNYAVQDNFGNDFGHQESRNGYDTQGTYYVQLPDGRLQRVTYTVNGDSGFIADVAYQGEAQYPAHQPSQSYQPAPTPAYG